A window of the Physeter macrocephalus isolate SW-GA chromosome 7, ASM283717v5, whole genome shotgun sequence genome harbors these coding sequences:
- the TRAM1L1 gene encoding translocating chain-associated membrane protein 1-like 1: MTFRKKGTKNPPVLSQEFILQNHADLVACVGMFFVLGLMFEGTAEVSIVFITLQHGVTFPAEEAEERATAPKFLYHYGAKDLATVFFYMLVAIIIHATIQEYVLDRINRRMQFPKPKQSKFNESGQFSVFFLVSCIWGTFILLTENCLSDLSLLWRAHPNNMMTFQMKFFYISQLAYWFHAFPELYFQRIKPQDLSQQVVYVGLHLFHIAGAYLLYLNHLGLLLLMMHYFVEFLSHFCDLFYFSDEKYQKEFSLWAIVFILGRLVTLIVSVITVGFHLAGGQNGNSDGTTEDVNVLAAKIAVLSSSCTIQAYITWNLFNVQLQRWMEEDAPLQAPSVKKKRTKGRFSRKGTENGVATSNRVDSPHMRKEKSS; encoded by the coding sequence ATGACGTTTCGTAAGAAGGGCACCAAAAACCCCCCAGTCCTGAGCCAGGAATTCATCCTGCAGAATCATGCGGACCTTGTCGCCTGTGTGGGGATGTTCTTCGTGCTGGGGCTCATGTTCGAGGGAACAGCAGAAGTGTCGATCGTTTTTATTACTCTCCAGCACGGTGTTACCTTCCCTGCcgaagaagcagaagaaagagccACAGCACCaaagttcctttatcattatggTGCCAAAGATTTGGCCACGGTGTTCTTCTACATGCTGGTGGCAATCATCATTCACGCCACTATTCAAGAGTATGTCTTGGATAGAATTAACAGGCGAATGCAGTTCCCCAAACCGAAACAAAGCAAATTTAACGAATCTGGGCAGTTTAGTGtattcttccttgtctcttgtattTGGGGCACATTCATTCTACTCACTGAAAACTGCCTGTCAGACCTGTCTCTCTTATGGAGGGCTCATCCCAATAACATGATGACATTTCAGATGAAGTTTTTCTATATCTCACAGTTGGCTTACTGGTTTCACGCCTTTCCTGAACTCTACTTCCAGAGAATCAAACCTCAAGATCTCTCCCAGCAAGTTGTCTACGTCGGTCTTCACCTCTTTCACATTGCGGGAGCTTACCTCTTGTACTTGAATCACCTGGGACTCCTTCTTTTGATGATGCATTATTTTGTGGAATTCCTTTCCCACTTTTGCGACCTGTTTTATTTTAGCGATGAAAAGTATCAGAAAGAGTTTTCTCTGTGGGCCATTGTGTTTATTTTGGGTCGACTCGTGACTTTAATTGTTTCTGTGATCACTGTTGGTTTTCACCTGGCTGGAGGGCAGAATGGGAATTCGGATGGCACTACCGAAGATGTGAACGTGTTGGCAGCTAAAATTGCTGTTCTGTCATCCAGTTGCACTATCCAAGCATACATAACATGGAATTTATTTAATGTTCAGCTTCAGAGGTGGATGGAAGAAGATGCTCCTCTTCAGGCCCCAAGTGTGAAGAAGAAACGGACTAAGGGCAGGTTTTctagaaaaggaacagaaaacggTGTGGCAACTTCAAATAGAGTAGACTCTCCCcatatgaggaaagaaaaatcttcatAA